A genomic stretch from Bosea sp. F3-2 includes:
- a CDS encoding RES family NAD+ phosphorylase, with amino-acid sequence MIDPASLPVAEVEWRGAVRIIRSIFPPIDLFEDIADPADWPLLIAAEQKTNPRLMETIGNLDLVPPDRRISGPGATWLMAPFTHVSPDRPSRFSDGGFGVLYAGDRFEVALLETIHHHARFMLATVQPPGWTSQFREIVLEIDAALHDVRALGAEASPLLDPADYAASQALGIGLRALGSAGVVYPSVRCSGGECAGLFYPDGASHPVQGRHLDYHWNGERVNLYRDRSAGEVYRIV; translated from the coding sequence GTGATCGATCCGGCGAGCCTGCCGGTCGCAGAGGTCGAATGGCGCGGTGCGGTGCGGATCATCCGCAGCATCTTTCCGCCGATCGACCTGTTCGAAGATATCGCTGATCCCGCCGACTGGCCGCTCCTGATCGCCGCCGAGCAGAAGACCAATCCGCGGCTGATGGAGACGATCGGCAATCTCGATCTGGTGCCGCCCGACCGGCGCATATCGGGGCCCGGCGCGACCTGGCTGATGGCGCCCTTCACCCATGTCAGCCCCGACCGGCCGAGCCGCTTCAGCGATGGCGGCTTCGGCGTGCTCTATGCCGGCGATCGTTTCGAGGTGGCGTTGCTCGAAACGATCCATCACCACGCCCGTTTCATGCTGGCCACAGTGCAGCCGCCGGGCTGGACCTCGCAATTCCGGGAGATCGTCCTGGAGATCGACGCTGCGCTGCATGATGTTCGGGCGCTCGGGGCCGAAGCCTCCCCGCTGCTCGACCCGGCCGACTATGCCGCGAGCCAGGCGCTCGGCATCGGGTTGCGGGCGCTCGGCTCGGCAGGCGTCGTCTATCCCAGCGTGCGCTGCTCGGGCGGCGAATGCGCCGGGTTGTTCTATCCCGATGGCGCCAGCCATCCGGTGCAGGGACGACATCTCGACTATCACTGGAATGGCGAACGGGTGAACCTCTATCGGGACCGCAGTGCCGGCGAGGTCTACCGCATCGTCTGA
- a CDS encoding phosphatase PAP2 family protein yields MRIVALTFLTLLALAAPPLRAEEAKPFATAASIDLRAVLKPPPAQDSAQTKAEIGEVLTIQVTRSAEMEAQAQADAVEDVWRFADVMGPAFKTEALPVFSAFFDRVVATEGAVVDPAKDSWKRPRPHQASPLVKPVVKISNSGAYPSGHTTVGTIMGIVLSNMVPEKRTEIMDRAWAYGWNRVIGGIHYRSDIEAGRIAGSVIAARIMEQPEFQTEFAAAKAELRKVLGL; encoded by the coding sequence ATGCGCATTGTCGCTCTCACCTTCCTGACCCTGCTCGCTCTCGCCGCCCCACCGCTACGGGCCGAAGAAGCCAAGCCCTTCGCCACGGCCGCATCCATCGATCTGCGAGCCGTCCTCAAGCCACCGCCGGCTCAGGACTCGGCTCAGACCAAGGCTGAGATCGGCGAAGTTCTCACCATCCAGGTCACCCGCTCGGCCGAGATGGAAGCGCAGGCGCAGGCCGATGCCGTCGAGGACGTCTGGCGTTTCGCCGATGTCATGGGCCCGGCCTTCAAGACCGAAGCTCTGCCGGTCTTCTCGGCCTTCTTCGACCGCGTCGTCGCGACCGAAGGCGCCGTGGTCGATCCGGCCAAGGACAGCTGGAAGCGCCCGCGCCCGCATCAGGCGAGCCCGCTGGTGAAGCCGGTGGTGAAGATTTCGAATTCCGGCGCCTATCCGTCCGGCCACACCACCGTCGGAACCATCATGGGCATCGTGCTGTCCAATATGGTGCCGGAGAAGCGCACCGAGATCATGGACAGGGCTTGGGCCTATGGCTGGAACCGCGTGATCGGCGGGATTCACTACCGCTCGGATATCGAGGCCGGCCGGATCGCCGGCTCGGTCATCGCCGCCCGGATCATGGAGCAGCCCGAATTCCAGACCGAGTTCGCTGCCGCCAAGGCGGAACTGCGGAAGGTGCTCGGGCTCTAA
- a CDS encoding TPM domain-containing protein, protein MDAADRDAIAEAVRRAELQTAGEIVVVIERAASSYRNIPVVMALTLALFVPWPLLSLTAMSAQRIFMIQLFCAALLLAGLLWYGRGGRFVPGFVKRRRAHEAALREFTARGLARTKGRTGVLLYIALQERYAEILADTGIDGLVEQDTWGGIIEPLLAAAREDRLTEGLIKAVDGVGAVLAQHVPPVPGDVDELPNKVILL, encoded by the coding sequence ATGGATGCCGCTGACAGGGATGCGATCGCGGAGGCCGTGCGCCGGGCCGAATTGCAGACGGCAGGCGAGATCGTGGTCGTGATCGAGCGGGCAGCTTCGAGCTATCGCAACATCCCGGTGGTCATGGCGCTCACGCTCGCGCTGTTCGTGCCGTGGCCGCTGCTGTCGCTGACGGCGATGAGCGCCCAGCGCATCTTCATGATCCAGCTTTTCTGCGCCGCCCTGCTGCTGGCAGGGCTCCTTTGGTATGGGCGCGGCGGACGTTTCGTGCCGGGCTTCGTCAAGCGACGGCGGGCGCATGAGGCGGCGCTGCGGGAGTTCACGGCGCGCGGCCTGGCACGGACCAAGGGACGTACCGGCGTGCTGCTCTATATCGCGCTGCAGGAGCGCTATGCCGAAATCCTCGCCGATACCGGGATCGACGGCCTTGTCGAGCAGGACACCTGGGGCGGCATCATCGAGCCGCTGCTGGCGGCTGCGCGCGAGGACAGGCTGACCGAAGGGCTGATCAAGGCGGTCGACGGCGTTGGCGCGGTGCTCGCGCAGCACGTTCCGCCGGTTCCCGGCGATGTCGACGAGCTGCCGAACAAGGTCATCCTGCTCTGA
- a CDS encoding DUF1223 domain-containing protein, which produces MLPVLRQSAVTAAALVFGVTTALAQTAAKSPRAVLELFTSQGCSSCPPADALVLELAKDPTLIALTLPVTYWDYLGWKDTLGKDSFARRQKLYAKARGDGQVYTPQIVISGSSHAVGSEKAEIEKAVNQFAATGFAAKLALKEENGSLQIAIAPTAAATDEAAGVWVLPTTHEATVPITRGENQGKTLTYANVVRGMVRVGDWNGKEMTVTAPLAATQAPEADGYVVVIQADRPGKHGYMMPGAILAAAKGPATR; this is translated from the coding sequence ATGCTCCCTGTCCTGCGCCAATCCGCTGTGACTGCCGCCGCCCTCGTGTTCGGCGTGACGACGGCCCTCGCGCAGACGGCGGCGAAGTCACCCAGGGCGGTGCTCGAGCTCTTTACCAGCCAGGGTTGCTCGTCTTGCCCGCCAGCCGATGCGCTGGTCCTCGAGCTGGCCAAGGACCCGACGCTGATCGCGCTGACGCTGCCGGTGACCTATTGGGACTATCTCGGCTGGAAGGACACGCTCGGCAAGGATTCCTTCGCGAGGCGACAGAAGCTCTACGCCAAGGCTCGCGGCGACGGGCAGGTCTACACACCGCAGATCGTCATCAGCGGCTCTTCCCATGCGGTCGGCTCGGAGAAGGCGGAGATCGAGAAGGCGGTCAACCAGTTCGCCGCCACCGGCTTCGCCGCGAAGCTCGCGCTGAAGGAGGAGAACGGCAGCCTCCAGATCGCTATCGCGCCGACCGCGGCTGCAACCGACGAAGCGGCGGGCGTCTGGGTGTTGCCCACGACGCATGAGGCGACCGTGCCGATCACCCGCGGCGAGAACCAGGGCAAGACGCTGACCTACGCCAATGTGGTGCGCGGCATGGTCCGTGTCGGCGACTGGAACGGCAAGGAGATGACCGTCACCGCTCCGCTGGCCGCGACGCAGGCGCCGGAGGCCGACGGCTATGTCGTCGTCATCCAGGCCGACCGGCCGGGCAAGCACGGCTACATGATGCCGGGCGCCATCCTGGCCGCTGCCAAGGGGCCGGCGACGCGCTAG
- a CDS encoding LemA family protein, with protein sequence MSFSAHLRRPLAWLVLGLVGIALAGCGYNNVPTLEEKAKAAWSEVQNQYQRRADLIPNLVETVKGYAAQERDVLTAVIEARAKATQVKVDASTVNDPVKFKEFQDAQNQLTGALGRLLVTVERYPELKSNQNFLALQSQLEGTENRVAVARRDYIQAVQTFNTEIRTFPGVIWAKLFWGAKPMETFTATTGAERPPAVKF encoded by the coding sequence ATGTCGTTTTCCGCCCATCTCCGCCGCCCACTTGCGTGGCTCGTGCTCGGCCTTGTCGGCATCGCGCTTGCCGGCTGCGGCTATAACAACGTGCCGACGCTGGAGGAGAAGGCGAAGGCGGCGTGGTCCGAGGTGCAGAACCAGTATCAGCGCCGGGCCGACCTGATTCCGAATCTCGTCGAGACGGTGAAGGGCTATGCCGCGCAGGAGCGTGACGTGCTGACCGCCGTGATCGAGGCCCGCGCCAAGGCGACGCAGGTCAAGGTCGATGCTTCGACCGTCAACGACCCGGTGAAGTTCAAGGAATTCCAGGACGCGCAGAATCAGCTCACCGGCGCGCTGGGGCGGCTGCTCGTCACCGTCGAACGCTATCCGGAGCTGAAGTCGAACCAGAACTTCCTCGCCCTGCAGTCGCAGCTCGAAGGCACCGAGAACCGGGTCGCGGTGGCGCGGCGCGACTACATCCAGGCCGTGCAGACCTTCAACACCGAGATCCGCACCTTCCCGGGCGTGATCTGGGCGAAGCTGTTCTGGGGCGCCAAGCCGATGGAGACCTTCACGGCCACGACGGGCGCCGAGCGGCCACCCGCGGTGAAGTTCTGA
- a CDS encoding YkvA family protein has product MEAIRKSLRDEAKFGADFTARLKRVAKRIPFAADLLAAWFCARDPATPRRVRLTLLAALGYFLLPVDAIPDIMPLIGFTDDAAVIAAAIAAVAGSITPEHRERARKALAEL; this is encoded by the coding sequence ATGGAGGCGATCCGCAAGAGCCTGCGCGACGAAGCGAAGTTCGGGGCCGATTTCACGGCCCGGCTCAAACGTGTCGCGAAACGCATTCCCTTTGCCGCGGATCTGCTGGCGGCCTGGTTCTGCGCGCGCGATCCGGCGACGCCGCGGCGCGTTCGGCTGACGCTGCTCGCCGCGCTCGGTTATTTCCTGCTGCCGGTGGATGCGATTCCCGACATCATGCCGCTCATCGGCTTCACCGACGATGCCGCGGTGATTGCAGCGGCGATCGCGGCGGTGGCCGGGTCGATCACACCGGAGCATCGCGAGCGGGCCAGGAAGGCGCTGGCCGAGCTTTAA
- a CDS encoding YgcG family protein has translation MLIVFLFCALPAFAAEPSYPALSGRVVDGANLLAPDVRQRIEDKLKAHEDKTSDQVVVATVPSLQDVPIEDFANGLFRHWKLGEKAKNNGVLLIVAPKERKVRIEVGYGLEGALTDALSKVIITTAIAPKFKTGDFAGGIEAGVDAVVTILAGDAEEWQRRAEVRSDESTMAEDIAVIIAMLFIFLFIVAFLRSVSRQGGARRHRLRNGQWVILPPSSGSGSGWGSGSGWSGGGGGWSSGGGFSGGGGSSGGGGASGDW, from the coding sequence CTGCTGATCGTCTTCCTGTTCTGCGCCCTGCCGGCTTTCGCCGCCGAACCGTCCTATCCCGCCCTGTCCGGGCGGGTCGTCGACGGCGCCAACCTGCTCGCCCCCGATGTCCGGCAGCGGATCGAGGACAAGCTCAAGGCCCATGAAGACAAGACCTCCGATCAGGTCGTCGTCGCGACGGTGCCGTCGCTTCAGGACGTCCCGATCGAGGATTTCGCCAATGGCCTCTTCCGACACTGGAAGCTCGGCGAGAAAGCCAAGAACAACGGCGTGCTGCTGATCGTCGCGCCGAAGGAGCGCAAGGTCCGCATCGAGGTCGGCTACGGCCTCGAAGGGGCGCTGACCGACGCGCTCTCCAAGGTCATCATCACCACTGCGATTGCGCCGAAGTTCAAGACCGGGGATTTCGCCGGCGGCATCGAGGCGGGCGTCGATGCTGTCGTGACCATCCTGGCCGGCGATGCCGAGGAATGGCAGCGCCGCGCCGAAGTGCGCTCGGACGAGAGCACGATGGCGGAGGATATCGCGGTTATCATCGCCATGCTCTTCATCTTCCTGTTCATCGTTGCCTTCCTACGCAGCGTGAGCCGGCAGGGCGGAGCGCGGCGTCATCGCCTGCGCAACGGACAATGGGTGATCCTGCCCCCAAGCTCGGGCTCCGGATCCGGCTGGGGCAGCGGTTCCGGCTGGAGCGGCGGCGGAGGTGGCTGGAGCTCGGGCGGCGGGTTTTCGGGTGGCGGAGGCTCCTCCGGCGGGGGCGGGGCTTCGGGAGACTGGTGA
- a CDS encoding lipid A biosynthesis lauroyl acyltransferase — MRRLKAIAARAGAAVMIGVIRALFGFLRLLGPERASNLGGWLLRTASPVIPVNRVALANIRAAFPEKGEAEVKRIARGAWENLGRVAGEYAHLKTLFDYDYHNPDKPSRIEVKGIEHFIALKDDEKPGLIFSTHLANWELPAICAAAYDLETTAVFRAPNDPAIAAVVHEIRSGTMGGLAAAKQGAAFAMQGVLENGGHLGMLIDQHFTRGVVVPFFGRPALTNPILGKFARRFECPVHGVRVIRLPNHRFRLELTPPLDLPRDANGEIDVQGAMAMMTAVVEGWVREYPEQWLWMHRRWRPKMIPAAALAEFDHARATMPVFKAT, encoded by the coding sequence TTGAGACGATTGAAGGCAATCGCCGCGCGCGCCGGCGCGGCGGTGATGATTGGCGTGATCCGGGCCTTGTTTGGCTTCCTGCGCCTGCTCGGGCCGGAACGTGCCAGCAATCTCGGCGGCTGGCTGCTGCGCACGGCAAGCCCGGTCATCCCGGTCAACCGCGTCGCCCTCGCCAACATCCGCGCCGCCTTTCCCGAGAAAGGCGAGGCGGAGGTGAAACGCATCGCTCGCGGCGCGTGGGAGAATCTCGGCCGCGTCGCAGGCGAATACGCGCATCTCAAGACGCTGTTCGACTACGACTACCACAATCCCGACAAGCCTTCGCGCATCGAGGTCAAGGGCATCGAGCACTTCATTGCGCTCAAGGATGACGAGAAGCCCGGCCTGATCTTCTCGACCCATCTCGCCAACTGGGAACTGCCGGCGATCTGCGCCGCCGCCTACGATCTCGAGACGACGGCCGTCTTCCGCGCCCCCAACGACCCGGCGATCGCCGCCGTCGTGCACGAGATCCGCTCCGGCACAATGGGCGGCCTTGCGGCTGCCAAGCAGGGAGCGGCCTTCGCCATGCAGGGCGTGCTCGAGAATGGCGGCCATCTCGGCATGCTGATCGACCAGCATTTCACCCGGGGCGTCGTCGTGCCGTTCTTCGGACGTCCGGCATTGACCAACCCGATCTTGGGCAAGTTCGCACGCCGCTTCGAATGTCCGGTTCATGGCGTCCGCGTCATCCGACTGCCGAACCATCGCTTCCGGCTGGAGCTGACGCCGCCGCTCGACCTGCCCCGCGACGCCAATGGCGAAATCGACGTTCAGGGCGCCATGGCGATGATGACGGCTGTGGTCGAGGGCTGGGTACGCGAATATCCCGAGCAATGGCTCTGGATGCACCGCCGCTGGCGCCCCAAGATGATCCCGGCCGCCGCGCTGGCCGAGTTCGATCACGCCCGCGCGACCATGCCCGTTTTCAAGGCAACGTGA
- a CDS encoding NADPH:quinone oxidoreductase family protein: MKALLCEHLGPAEELVIRDLPEPMPGPGEVVIAVKAAALNFFDTLIIRGRYQTKPAFPFSPSAECAGTIAAIGEGVIGWQVGERVAAWLGFGAAREKVAVPAEALVRVPEKLDDAQAASLFVTYGTAMHGLIQRAHLKAGETLAILGASGGAGLAAVEIGALLGAHVIACASSPDKLALAREHGAQEEVDYAQNDIRAALKKLTGGRGVDVLYDTVGGELAEPSLRSMAWEGRYLVVGFAGGEIPKIPLNLLLLKGCDLRGVFWGEFVARDPAAHRRNMERLLEWAAGGHIRAHVHATFPLERWTEAYALIGDRKAKGKIVLTL; encoded by the coding sequence ATGAAAGCCTTGCTCTGCGAACATCTCGGACCGGCCGAGGAACTCGTCATCCGCGACCTGCCTGAGCCGATGCCGGGCCCCGGCGAGGTCGTCATCGCCGTGAAGGCGGCTGCGCTCAATTTCTTCGACACGCTGATCATCCGCGGCCGCTATCAGACCAAGCCGGCCTTCCCTTTCTCACCATCGGCCGAATGTGCCGGCACCATCGCCGCCATCGGCGAGGGAGTCATCGGCTGGCAGGTCGGCGAGCGAGTCGCGGCGTGGCTGGGCTTTGGCGCCGCCCGCGAAAAGGTCGCGGTGCCGGCGGAAGCCCTGGTGCGCGTCCCGGAGAAGCTCGACGACGCTCAGGCCGCGAGCCTGTTCGTCACCTACGGCACCGCAATGCACGGGCTGATCCAGCGCGCGCATCTGAAAGCGGGCGAGACGCTGGCGATCCTCGGCGCCTCCGGCGGGGCGGGGCTTGCCGCCGTCGAGATCGGCGCGTTGCTCGGCGCCCATGTCATCGCCTGTGCCTCCTCGCCCGACAAGCTCGCGCTCGCCCGCGAGCACGGGGCACAGGAGGAGGTCGACTATGCGCAGAACGACATCCGCGCCGCGTTGAAGAAGCTCACCGGCGGGCGCGGCGTCGACGTCCTCTACGACACCGTCGGCGGCGAGCTCGCCGAGCCGTCCCTGCGGTCGATGGCCTGGGAGGGGCGCTACCTCGTCGTCGGCTTCGCCGGCGGCGAGATCCCGAAGATCCCGCTCAACCTGCTTCTGCTGAAGGGCTGCGACCTGCGCGGCGTGTTCTGGGGCGAGTTCGTCGCGCGCGATCCGGCCGCGCATCGGCGCAACATGGAACGCCTGCTGGAATGGGCGGCAGGCGGCCATATCCGCGCCCATGTCCATGCGACCTTCCCGCTGGAGCGCTGGACCGAGGCCTATGCGCTGATCGGCGACCGCAAGGCCAAGGGCAAGATCGTCCTGACCCTGTGA
- the ggt gene encoding gamma-glutamyltransferase: MRLLLPLTLALFTASIATAQPLAPAPEASTGRSAKSLGTAQRFMAAAANPLAAAAGRDILRAGGSATDAAIATQLVLNLVEPQSSGIGGGAFFVHWEETARKVTTLDGRETAPAAAKPDRFIKDDKPMRFVDAVVGGRSVGVPGTLKLLEEAHRRWGKLPWADVVAPALKLAEDGFAISPRLNGLLAGETNLPKNALAAAYFYEPDGKPKAVGTILKNPAFATTLRAIAAQGSKAFYEGAIAEDIVATVAGHPTNPGDMTLADLAAYKVEEREPVCGSYRIWRLCGMGPPSSGAVAVQQILGVLEGQDLRRIGPGAGAAHWFSEAGRLAFADRALYLADPAFISVPVRGLIDRDYIRSRAGLVSPERSMGKAKPGDPPNKRAQLLAPADGIENGTSHISVVDADGNAVAMTTTIEDGFGARLMTKGGFLLNNELTDFNFAPEEDGKPVANRVEPGKRPRSSMAPTLVFDAFGRLYAVVGSPGGSQIIGYVAKTLVALLDWKMDPQQAVDFGNFGSRNGPTELEKGTEAEAWKAALEAKGHEVRLLEMTSGTQAIVKTPEGFLGGADGRREGVAIGD; this comes from the coding sequence ATGCGCCTCCTTCTGCCCCTGACCCTAGCCCTGTTCACCGCCAGTATCGCGACCGCTCAGCCGCTCGCCCCGGCACCGGAGGCGTCCACAGGGCGCAGCGCCAAGTCGCTCGGCACGGCCCAGCGTTTCATGGCCGCCGCCGCCAATCCGCTCGCTGCTGCAGCCGGCCGTGACATCCTGCGTGCCGGCGGCAGCGCGACCGATGCCGCCATCGCCACCCAGCTCGTGCTCAATCTGGTCGAGCCGCAGAGCTCCGGCATCGGCGGCGGCGCCTTCTTCGTCCATTGGGAGGAGACCGCCCGCAAGGTGACGACGCTCGACGGCCGCGAGACCGCGCCGGCCGCAGCCAAACCGGATCGCTTCATCAAGGACGACAAGCCGATGCGCTTCGTCGATGCCGTCGTCGGCGGCCGCTCGGTCGGCGTGCCCGGCACGCTGAAGCTCCTGGAGGAGGCGCATCGCCGCTGGGGCAAGCTGCCTTGGGCCGATGTCGTGGCGCCGGCGCTGAAGCTGGCCGAGGACGGCTTCGCCATCTCGCCTCGCCTCAATGGCCTGCTCGCCGGTGAAACCAATCTGCCCAAGAACGCGCTCGCTGCCGCCTATTTCTACGAACCGGACGGCAAGCCGAAGGCCGTCGGTACCATCCTCAAGAACCCGGCCTTCGCGACCACGCTGCGCGCGATCGCCGCGCAAGGCTCGAAAGCCTTCTATGAGGGCGCGATCGCCGAGGACATCGTCGCGACCGTCGCTGGCCACCCCACCAACCCCGGCGATATGACGCTCGCCGACCTCGCCGCCTACAAGGTCGAGGAACGCGAACCGGTCTGCGGCAGCTACCGCATCTGGCGCCTTTGCGGCATGGGTCCGCCAAGCTCGGGCGCCGTCGCCGTGCAGCAGATTCTCGGCGTGCTCGAAGGGCAGGATCTCCGGCGGATCGGTCCAGGCGCGGGGGCCGCGCACTGGTTCAGCGAAGCCGGCCGGCTCGCCTTCGCCGACCGGGCGCTCTATCTCGCCGATCCCGCCTTCATCAGCGTGCCCGTGCGCGGCCTGATCGACCGCGACTATATCCGCTCCCGCGCCGGCCTCGTCAGCCCGGAGCGGTCGATGGGCAAGGCCAAGCCGGGCGATCCGCCGAACAAGCGCGCGCAGCTTCTCGCCCCCGCGGACGGCATCGAGAACGGCACCAGCCATATCTCGGTCGTCGATGCCGACGGCAATGCGGTTGCGATGACCACGACGATCGAGGACGGCTTCGGCGCGCGCCTGATGACCAAGGGCGGCTTCCTGCTCAACAACGAGCTGACCGATTTCAACTTCGCGCCGGAGGAGGACGGCAAGCCGGTCGCCAACCGCGTCGAGCCAGGCAAGCGGCCGCGCTCCTCGATGGCGCCGACGCTGGTCTTCGACGCCTTCGGCCGGCTCTATGCCGTCGTCGGCTCGCCCGGCGGCAGCCAGATCATCGGCTATGTCGCCAAGACCCTGGTCGCGCTGCTCGACTGGAAGATGGACCCGCAGCAGGCGGTGGATTTCGGCAATTTCGGCAGCCGCAACGGCCCGACCGAGTTGGAGAAGGGCACGGAGGCCGAGGCCTGGAAGGCCGCGCTGGAAGCGAAGGGCCACGAGGTCCGGCTGCTGGAGATGACCTCCGGCACCCAGGCCATCGTCAAGACGCCCGAAGGCTTCCTGGGGGGTGCCGACGGACGGCGCGAGGGCGTCGCGATCGGGGACTGA
- a CDS encoding SDR family NAD(P)-dependent oxidoreductase translates to MKLDSSLAAIVTGGASGLGEATARMLADQGVKVALLDLNAERGEAIAKEIGGVFALCDVTSEASVDEALAKARAAHGVARIIVNCAGIAPGRRVVSKKRDTGELVAHDLATFEKAVAINLTGTFRIIAKSAVALAGLDPITPDGSRGVIICTASVAAEDGQIGQAAYGASKAGVVGMTLPIARDLASVGIRIVTIMPGLFETPMFAGLPDDAKASLAVSVPHPSRLGRPAEYAALARSIIENDMLNGTAIRLDGAIRLAPK, encoded by the coding sequence ATGAAACTCGATTCTTCCCTTGCAGCCATCGTCACCGGCGGCGCTTCCGGCCTCGGCGAGGCGACCGCGCGGATGTTGGCGGATCAGGGCGTCAAGGTCGCACTGCTTGACCTCAACGCCGAGCGCGGCGAAGCGATCGCGAAGGAGATCGGCGGCGTCTTCGCCCTCTGCGACGTCACCAGTGAAGCCTCGGTCGACGAGGCCCTGGCCAAGGCCCGCGCCGCCCATGGCGTCGCCCGCATCATCGTCAACTGCGCCGGCATCGCGCCCGGCCGCCGCGTCGTCTCGAAGAAGCGCGACACCGGCGAACTCGTCGCCCACGACCTCGCCACCTTCGAGAAGGCGGTCGCGATCAACCTCACCGGCACCTTCCGCATCATCGCCAAGTCGGCAGTCGCGCTCGCCGGGCTCGACCCAATCACGCCCGACGGCAGCCGCGGCGTCATCATCTGCACGGCCTCCGTCGCGGCCGAGGACGGCCAGATCGGCCAGGCGGCCTATGGCGCTTCAAAGGCCGGCGTCGTCGGCATGACCTTGCCGATCGCCCGCGACCTGGCTTCGGTTGGCATCCGTATCGTCACGATCATGCCCGGCCTGTTCGAGACGCCGATGTTCGCCGGCCTCCCCGATGATGCCAAGGCCTCGCTCGCCGTCTCCGTGCCGCATCCCTCGCGCCTCGGCCGGCCAGCGGAATATGCCGCGCTCGCCCGCAGCATCATCGAGAACGACATGCTGAACGGCACTGCGATCCGCCTCGACGGCGCCATCCGCCTCGCGCCGAAATAG
- the rlmN gene encoding 23S rRNA (adenine(2503)-C(2))-methyltransferase RlmN has protein sequence MTVSVSAPAASAAETVLRRPSLVGRTRSGLAEALAEIGVPEKERRMRVGQLWNWIYHYGVREFDAMTTIGKGLRGELAEHFTLDLPSVTAEQVSTDGTRKWLMRMPSTGPHDRGAEIECVYIPEVDRGTLCVSSQVGCTLTCTFCHTGTQRLVRNLKTEEIVAQLMVARDRLGDFPNRKPPEGAFVPNDGGRFVSNIVFMGMGEPLYNFDGVRDAIGVITDDQGLSLGRRRITVSTSGVVPQIGPLGEEMGTMLAISLHAVRDDLRNELVPLNKKYPIKDLLEACRNYPGLSNAKRITFEYVMLKGVNDSDAEARELVRLLKGIPAKINLIPFNPWPGTKYECSDWDRIERFSEIVFRAGYASPVRTPRGRDILAACGQLKSETEKLSARARLMLEQEEAQAAPAVAAE, from the coding sequence ATGACCGTGTCCGTTTCCGCTCCCGCCGCTTCGGCGGCCGAAACCGTTTTGCGACGCCCCTCGCTGGTCGGGCGCACCCGCTCCGGCCTCGCTGAGGCGCTTGCCGAGATCGGCGTGCCCGAGAAGGAACGGCGCATGCGCGTCGGCCAGCTCTGGAACTGGATCTACCATTACGGCGTGCGCGAATTCGACGCGATGACGACGATCGGCAAGGGGCTGCGCGGTGAGCTCGCCGAGCATTTCACGCTCGACCTGCCGAGCGTCACGGCCGAGCAGGTCTCGACCGACGGCACGCGCAAATGGCTGATGCGCATGCCCTCGACCGGCCCGCACGACCGCGGCGCCGAGATCGAGTGCGTCTACATTCCCGAGGTCGACCGCGGCACGCTCTGCGTCTCCAGCCAGGTCGGCTGCACGCTGACCTGCACCTTCTGCCATACCGGCACGCAGCGCCTGGTGCGCAACCTCAAGACCGAGGAGATCGTCGCGCAGCTGATGGTGGCGCGCGACCGCCTTGGCGACTTTCCCAATCGCAAGCCGCCGGAAGGCGCCTTCGTGCCGAATGATGGCGGGCGCTTCGTCTCGAACATCGTCTTCATGGGCATGGGCGAGCCGCTCTACAATTTCGACGGCGTGCGCGATGCGATCGGCGTGATCACCGATGATCAGGGACTGTCGCTCGGGCGCCGGCGCATCACCGTCTCGACCTCGGGTGTCGTGCCGCAGATCGGCCCGCTCGGCGAGGAGATGGGCACGATGCTGGCGATCTCGCTGCATGCGGTGCGCGACGACCTGCGCAACGAGCTGGTGCCGCTCAACAAGAAATATCCGATCAAGGATCTGCTTGAGGCCTGCCGGAACTATCCGGGCCTGTCGAACGCGAAACGCATCACCTTTGAGTACGTGATGCTCAAGGGCGTGAACGATTCAGACGCCGAGGCGCGCGAGCTGGTGCGGCTGCTCAAGGGCATTCCGGCCAAGATCAACCTGATTCCGTTCAACCCCTGGCCCGGCACGAAATACGAGTGCTCGGACTGGGATCGGATCGAGCGCTTCTCCGAGATCGTCTTCCGCGCCGGCTATGCCTCGCCGGTCCGGACGCCGCGCGGGCGCGACATCCTCGCGGCCTGCGGCCAGCTCAAGAGCGAGACCGAGAAGCTCTCGGCCCGCGCCCGGCTGATGCTGGAGCAGGAAGAGGCGCAGGCCGCGCCGGCCGTCGCGGCGGAGTAA